The Toxorhynchites rutilus septentrionalis strain SRP chromosome 3, ASM2978413v1, whole genome shotgun sequence genome includes a region encoding these proteins:
- the LOC129774176 gene encoding uncharacterized protein LOC129774176, whose product MNPILDNQGVLRVGGRLEQPTFATFDMKHPVILPKGHAVTDKLILYYHEKFGHANRETVCNELRQRFHIPKLRWAIQQAVKSCVWCRVNRCLPQTPMMAPLPVQRITPQLRPFSSVGVDYLGPVEVVVNRQWEKRGIALFT is encoded by the coding sequence ATGAATCCAATACTCGACAACCAAGGAGTTTTGCGTGTTGGAGGCAGACTAGAGCAACCAACATTCGCAACGTTTGATATGAAACATCCAGTCATACTTCCTAAAGGTCATGCGGTAACCGATAAGTTGATTCTGTATTATCATGAAAAGTTCGGACATGCAAATCGTGAGACCGTGTGCAACGAACTTCGGCAACGATTTCATATTCCGAAACTGCGGTGGGCTATCCAACAAGCAGTGAAAAGTTGCGTTTGGTGTCGCGTCAACCGTTGTCTACCACAAACTCCCATGATGGCACCGCTACCAGTACAACGGATTACACCGCAACTTCGCCCATTTAGCTCAGTGGGCGTAGACTACTTAGGACCCGTAGAAGTGGTGGTGAATCGACAGTGGGAGAAAAGGGGGATTGCTCTGTTCACCTGA